The following coding sequences are from one Nicotiana tomentosiformis chromosome 3, ASM39032v3, whole genome shotgun sequence window:
- the LOC104086960 gene encoding kinesin-like protein NACK1 — protein sequence MSVRTPGTPASKMERTPATTPSGHRAREEKIVVTVRLRPLNKRELSAKDHAAWECIDDHTIIYRPVPQERAAQPASSFTFDKVFGPDSITEAVYEEGVKNVALSSLMGINATIFAYGQTSSGKTYTMRGITEKAVNDIYAHIMSTPEREFRIRISGLEIYNENVRDLLNSESGRSLKLLDDPEKGTVVEKLVEETASNDQHLRHLISICEAQRQVGETALNDTSSRSHQIIRLTIESTLRESSDCVRSYVASLNFVDLAGSERASQTNADGARLREGCHINLSLMTLTTVIRKLSVGKRSGHIPYRDSKLTRILQHSLGGNARTAIICTLSPASSHVEQSRNTLYFATRAKEVTNNAQVNMVVSDKQLVKHLQKEVARLEAELRTPDPANEKDWKIQQMEMEIEELKRQRDLAQSQVDELRRKLQEEQGPKPSESVSPVVKKCLSFSGTLSPNLEKKAPVRSERTRNTMGRQSMRQSLAAPFTLMHEIRKLEHLQEQLGDEANRALEVLQKEVACHRLGNQDAAETIAKLQAEIREMRSIRPLPKEVEVGSVVAVNKSVSANLKEEIARLHSQGSTIADLEEQLENVQKSLDKLVMSLPSNNDQQSNNDTTQKAKHPSKKKKLLPLTSSNSINRQNFLKSPCSPLSTARQVLDCEVENRAPDSDDLSSEIQPDETPTKSDGGDVSSKEGTPYRRSSSVNMRKMQKMFQEAAEENVRNIRSYVTELKERVAKLQYQKQLLVCQVLELEANEAAGYNLEDDENIHQIPEESPVSWQITFKEQRQQIIDLWDVCYVSIIHRSQFYLLFKGDPADEIYLEVELRRLTWLQQHLAELGNATPARVGNEPTVSLSSSIRALKREREFLAKRLTTRLTAEERDYLYIKWEVPLEGKQRRMQFINKLWTNPHDAKHVHESAEIVAKLVGFCEGGNMSREMFELNFVLPSDRRPWFAGWNQISDLLHI from the exons ATGTCTGTTAGAACCCCTGGTACTCCAGCTTCAAAGATGGAGAGGACCCCAGCAACCACGCCTAGTGGACATCGAGCTAGAGAGGAGAAAATTGTTGTGACAGTACGGTTAAGGCCTCTGAACAAAAGGGAGCTTTCAGCTAAAGATCATGCTGCATGGGAATGCATCGATGATCACACAATTATTTATAGACCAGTGCCCCAGGAACGTGCTGCTCAACCTGCTTCATCATTCACATTTG ATAAAGTCTTCGGTCCAGATAGTATAACTGAAGCAGTGTATGAGGAAGGAGTAAAAAATGTGGCTTTATCCTCTTTGATGGGAATAAATG CAACTATATTTGCGTATGGACAAACCAGCAGTGGGAAGACTTACACAATGAGGGGAATTACCGAGAAAGCTGTAAACGACATATATGCACATATAATGAGT ACCCCAGAAAGAGAGTTTAGAATAAGAATATCTGGACTGGAGATCTACAATGAAAATGTCAGGGACCTATTGAATTCTGAATCTGGTCGCAGTCTCAAGCTTCTTGATGATCCGGAG AAAGGAACTGTCGTTGAGAAATTGGTGGAAGAAACAGCAAGCAATGACCAACACCTGAGACATTTAATTAGTATCTGTGAGG CTCAGAGGCAAGTAGGAGAAACTGCCTTAAATGATACAAGCTCGCGATCTCACCAGATAATAAGACTG ACAATAGAAAGCACTCTTCGTGAAAGTTCTGATTGCGTGAGGTCTTATGTAGCAAGCTTG AACTTCGTAGATTTGGCTGGGAGTGAAAGAGCCTCACAGACAAATGCAGATGGTGCCAGGCTTAGGGAAGGCTGCCATATCAATCTTAGTTTGATGACTCTCACAACCGTAATTAGAAAGCTCAG TGTGGGCAAAAGAAGTGGTCATATACCCTACCGAGACTCAAAGCTGACAAGAATATTGCAACATTCACTTGGTGGGAACGCCCGTACTGCGATAATATGCACTCTCAGCCCTGCGTCTAGTCACGTCGAACAATCTCGCAATACTCTCTACTTTGCCACCCGAGCAAAGGAAGTCACGAATAATGCCCAAGTGAACATG GTTGTATCCGACAAACAGCTTGTCAAGCATCTGCAGAAGGAAGTAGCCAGGTTGGAAGCAGAGCTGCGCACCCCAGACCCGGCTAATGAGAAAGATTGGAAAATTCAACAG ATGGAAATGGAAATCGAGGAGCTGAAGCGTCAAAGGGATCTTGCACAGTCACAAGTAGATGAGTTACGCAGAAAGCTTCAGGAAGAACAG GGACCGAAGCCATCTGAATCTGTTAGTCCGGTTGTGAAGAAATGTCTCTCATTCTCCGGCACATTATCTCCAAACCTTGAAAAAAAAGCACCTGTCCGTAGTGAAAGAACAAGAAACACAATGGGAAGGCAGTCAATGAGGCAGTCTTTAGCTGCCCCTTTTACTCTCATGCATGAAATTCGAAAACTCGAACATCTCCAGGAGCAGCTTGGAGATGAAGCAAATCGAGCATTGGAAGTACTGCAAAAGGAAGTTGCATGTCATAGGCTAGGTAACCAAGATGCTGCAGAAACTATTGCTAAGCTACAAGCAGAGATCAGAGAAATGCGTTCTATACGGCCACTTCCCAAAGAAGTTGAAGTTGGAAGTGTTGTTGCTGTCAATAAGAGTGTCAGTGCCAACCTGAAGGAAGAGATAGCCAGACTTCACTCACAAGGAAGCACAATTGCTGATCTTGAAGAACAGCTAGAAAATGTTCAGAAATCACTAGACAAACTGGTTATGTCTCTTCCAAGCAATAATGATCAACAGTCAAACAATGACACCACACAAAAGGCAAAGCATCCATCAAAAAAGAAGAAGCTGCTTCCATTGACCTCGAGCAACAGTATCAACAGGCAAAATTTCTTGAAATCTCCTTGTTCTCCTCTATCAACCGCACGACAAGTACTGGATTGTGAGGTTGAAAATAGAGCTCCAGATTCGGATGATTTGTCCAGTGAAATTCAGCCGGATGAGACTCCTACAAAAAGTGATGGAGGAGATGTTTCATCAAAGGAAGGCACTCCATATCGCCGTTCCAGTTCTGtaaacatgagaaaaatgcagaAGATGTTTCAAGAGGCAGCAGAAGAGAACGTCAGAAACATAAGATCATATGTGACAGAACTTAAAGAACGGGTGGCCAAGCTTCAATACCAAAAGCAGCTCCTCGTATGCCAG GTGCTTGAGCTGGAAGCAAATGAAGCGGCTGGATACAATTTAGAGGATGATGAAAACATTCATCAGATCCCCGAAGAGTCCCCAGTTTCATGGCAAATCACATTTAAGGAACAGAGGCAGCAAATTATTGACTTATGGGATGTTTGCTACGTTTCCATTATTCATAGGTCACAGTTCTATCTGTTATTTAAGGGAGACCCTGCTGATGAAATATATCTGGAAGTTGAACTCAGGCGCTTGACATGGTTACAACAGCACCTGGCTGAGCTTGGAAATGCAACCCCGGCTCGTGTTGGAAATGAGCCAACAGTCTCTTTGTCATCAAG CATTAGAGCTTTGAAGAGGGAAAGGGAATTTCTTGCCAAGAGATTGACTACCCGTCTGACAGCTGAAGAAAGAGATTATCTGTACATAAAATGGGAAGTTCCTTTGGAGGGAAAACAAAGGAGAATGCAATTTATTAACAAGCTTTGGACAAATCCGCATGATGCAAAGCATGTACATGAGAGCGCCGAGATAGTGGCAAAGCTCGTAGGTTTCTGTGAAGGAGGGAACATGTCAAGAGAGATGTTTGAGCTTAATTTTGTCCTTCCATCGGATAGGAGGCCGTGGTTCGCTGGCTGGAACCAAATTTCCGACCTCCTTCATATCTAA
- the LOC138908564 gene encoding uncharacterized protein: MAKSSTGKTPFPLVYGAEALILVELGEPTLRYFHANEEANNEAMLVNLELLDERRDLAHIRMATQKQRMERYYNRRANLRRFKVGDLILRKVTQNTRELNAGKLGPTWEGPYQVSAITRKGSYELENQNGEKLPSNWNVVHLKRYYADKHRLYWKYCCTLFPFVQFLS, encoded by the coding sequence ATGGCTAAATCGAGCACGGGGAAAACTCCTTTTCCCCTTGTATACGGAGCAGAAGCCTTAATTCTGGTGGAATTAGGGGAGCCTACCTTAAGGTACTTCCATGCAAATGAAGAAGCGAACAATGAAGCAATGTTGGTCAACTTGGAGTTACTCGATGAgcgcagggacttggcacatataAGGATGGCGAcacaaaagcagagaatggaaagatattacaatcgaagagccaaccttcgtcGCTTTAAAGTGGGAGATTTgattttaaggaaagtaactcaaaacacccgggaacTCAATGCAGGGAAGTTAGGCCCAACCTGGGAAGGCCCCTATCAGGTTTCAGCTATCAccaggaaaggttcatacgagttagagaatcagaatggagaaaagttgccaagcaattggaatgtggtacacctcaagagatattatgctGACAAACATCGTTTGTACTGGAAGTattgctgcactctttttcccttcgtccaaTTTTTGTCCTAA
- the LOC104086961 gene encoding non-specific lipid-transfer protein 2 yields MKTASKLAVFTVLVLLLAEAHISVAVTCSAIQLSPCLGAITSNSPPSGLCCSKIREQKPCLCQYLKNPNLRNYVNSPGAKKVARTCGVPYPKC; encoded by the coding sequence ATGAAGACAGCATCAAAACTTGCAGTTTTCACAGTTCTAGTATTGCTTCTTGCTGAAGCACACATCTCTGTAGCTGTAACATGCAGTGCAATTCAGCTAAGCCCTTGCCTTGGCGCGATCACATCGAACTCACCACCGTCTGGACTCTGCTGCAGCAAGATCAGAGAACAAAAGCCTTGCCTCTGCCAATATCTAAAGAATCCAAATTTAAGGAACTATGTCAACTCCCCTGGTGCCAAAAAAGTCGCTCGCACTTGTGGTGTTCCCTATCCCAAATGTTAA